A single region of the Chryseobacterium culicis genome encodes:
- a CDS encoding phage tail sheath family protein, producing the protein MNYKTPGVYVEEQGKFPPSVAQVETAIPAFIGYTADGPKNKPTRIASMLEYEEVFGKANPEIFAVAFKDGAATAIPTKVSDFKMYYAMQMYFANGGGPCYIVSVGDYKSQEAVGAPKPAEAFLSGLELLKKEDEPTLIVFPDLQSLAPSAADIAAASAVVTTAVYAKNVASAAKGIAGVVADAVLGANVDAAVAAAVAKAAEFNVANPNDLQIAGAKGGQAVVVAVKGAAAVANATVATVKAAAQAVVTALETDFTTATTMETDALAASSLVTSRAGDPVAIGKIYALYNKALDQAELLKDRFVIMDILQDVAAFRDKVTSTGLKYGAAYYPRLKTVLSYDFKDADVLVTGASGITTLAALKIANSEMYNQAKQAIESASVVLAPSSAMAGVYAKVDSTSGVWKAPANVGLSLVDVPAVKISTKEQDLLNVDTTSGKSINAIRTFAGKGTLVWGARTLDGNSNEWRYVPVRRFFNMVEESVKKATERFVFEPNTANTWVRVQAMIENFLDQQWRDGALAGSKPEEAYYVSVGLHKTMSAQDILEGRMNIEIGMAAVRPAEFIVLNFSHKLQEA; encoded by the coding sequence ATGAATTACAAAACCCCTGGAGTTTACGTGGAGGAACAAGGAAAATTTCCCCCTTCCGTAGCGCAAGTTGAAACGGCTATCCCTGCTTTTATTGGGTATACAGCGGATGGACCGAAAAATAAACCAACGAGAATTGCTTCGATGTTGGAGTATGAAGAAGTTTTTGGAAAAGCAAATCCGGAAATCTTCGCTGTAGCTTTCAAAGATGGTGCTGCAACAGCAATTCCAACCAAGGTAAGCGACTTTAAAATGTATTATGCCATGCAAATGTATTTTGCCAATGGTGGTGGCCCTTGTTATATTGTTTCTGTAGGAGATTATAAAAGCCAGGAGGCAGTAGGTGCTCCTAAACCGGCAGAAGCTTTTTTATCCGGTCTTGAATTATTAAAAAAAGAAGACGAACCTACACTGATCGTTTTTCCGGATCTTCAAAGTTTAGCTCCTTCTGCTGCTGATATTGCTGCTGCTTCTGCTGTTGTTACCACTGCAGTATATGCTAAGAATGTTGCTTCTGCTGCTAAAGGCATTGCAGGGGTTGTTGCAGACGCTGTTTTAGGAGCTAATGTAGATGCTGCTGTTGCTGCTGCCGTTGCTAAGGCCGCTGAGTTTAATGTTGCTAATCCTAACGACTTACAGATTGCTGGTGCTAAGGGTGGGCAGGCTGTGGTAGTTGCGGTTAAGGGGGCGGCTGCGGTTGCTAATGCTACTGTTGCTACTGTTAAGGCTGCTGCTCAGGCTGTTGTTACTGCTCTTGAAACAGATTTTACTACAGCTACTACGATGGAGACTGATGCTCTTGCTGCCAGCAGTCTTGTTACTTCCAGAGCAGGTGATCCTGTTGCTATTGGGAAAATCTATGCTTTGTACAATAAAGCTTTAGACCAGGCAGAATTGTTAAAAGACAGGTTCGTCATTATGGATATTCTTCAAGATGTTGCTGCTTTTAGAGATAAAGTAACTTCTACAGGTCTGAAATATGGTGCGGCTTATTATCCAAGACTGAAGACTGTTTTAAGCTATGATTTCAAAGATGCTGATGTTTTAGTTACCGGTGCATCTGGGATTACAACTTTAGCTGCATTGAAGATTGCTAATTCTGAAATGTATAATCAGGCTAAACAAGCAATCGAGTCTGCATCAGTAGTGCTGGCACCATCATCTGCAATGGCCGGAGTTTATGCCAAAGTAGACAGTACTTCCGGAGTATGGAAAGCGCCTGCTAATGTAGGGCTTAGTTTAGTAGATGTTCCTGCCGTAAAAATCTCTACCAAAGAGCAGGATCTGCTTAATGTAGATACTACATCAGGAAAATCAATCAACGCGATCAGAACTTTTGCTGGAAAAGGAACATTAGTATGGGGAGCAAGAACTTTAGACGGAAACAGCAACGAATGGAGATATGTACCTGTACGTAGATTCTTCAACATGGTAGAAGAATCTGTGAAGAAAGCTACAGAACGTTTTGTCTTTGAACCGAATACTGCCAATACATGGGTTCGTGTACAGGCTATGATTGAGAATTTCCTTGATCAGCAATGGAGAGATGGAGCATTGGCAGGAAGCAAGCCGGAAGAAGCGTATTACGTAAGCGTTGGTCTGCACAAAACAATGTCGGCTCAGGATATTTTAGAAGGAAGAATGAACATCGAGATCGGTATGGCTGCAGTTCGTCCTGCTGAATTTATCGTGCTCAATTTTTCACACAAATTACAGGAAGCATAA
- a CDS encoding ATP-binding protein, which produces MKSPINHEHSSLIKTPINEKTEIINPLLHSNTVNHNSLNEEMKWLQSLIEKRCKELFLEDDIELNRDYEIPEPPKSEDQSPYSITINTHQLTVLDRIILALGIASAHYPSILKTFVQIEESSNAFAIEAGGEYDKISRSFKPTFQTALFLLAGKDLSLWSQYGAQLIHGSVLLKNDLIYNRSSTEFIHGKIELDTAYLNYFLSGQKPQLDHGSYFPGRLYKSDLTMEDIILEDNVRDQIKPIGHYIKALENGFFKTDDHSFKPGFIALFYGAPGTGKTMLAGILANAYGIDMYHVDLSQVVSKYIGETEKNLEVLFNRLQGKNCMLFFDEADALFGKRSDVKDAHDRYANQEVSYLLQRIEKFDGLTILASNFENNMDDAFKRRIDISVNVIRPTEITRKALWEHYLPKNITFESNDLLQHLTKEYTYTGANIRNIMKNVAMALHDRNETRITYSLISTYLMIENEKAFGKNQSRLSPFVQKTE; this is translated from the coding sequence ATGAAATCTCCTATTAACCATGAACACTCATCATTAATAAAAACACCTATTAATGAAAAAACAGAAATAATTAACCCCTTACTCCATTCCAATACTGTAAATCATAACTCTTTAAATGAAGAAATGAAATGGCTGCAATCCCTTATCGAAAAGCGATGCAAAGAATTGTTTCTGGAAGATGATATAGAATTGAATAGGGATTATGAAATACCTGAACCGCCAAAATCAGAGGACCAATCTCCTTATTCCATTACGATAAACACCCACCAGCTTACTGTTCTGGACAGAATCATTTTAGCGCTGGGCATTGCTTCGGCTCATTATCCGTCTATCCTCAAAACCTTTGTACAGATAGAAGAAAGCAGCAATGCATTTGCTATTGAAGCAGGTGGTGAATATGATAAAATCAGCCGCAGCTTTAAGCCGACTTTTCAAACTGCACTTTTTTTGCTGGCAGGTAAGGATTTGTCACTGTGGTCACAGTATGGTGCACAGCTCATCCATGGCAGTGTACTGTTGAAAAATGATCTTATTTACAACCGTTCTTCAACAGAATTTATTCATGGAAAAATTGAATTGGATACCGCTTATCTCAATTATTTCTTATCAGGTCAGAAACCACAGCTGGACCATGGTTCTTACTTTCCCGGCAGGCTTTACAAATCTGATCTCACCATGGAAGATATTATTTTGGAAGATAATGTGCGTGATCAGATAAAACCTATTGGACATTATATAAAAGCATTGGAAAACGGATTTTTCAAAACCGATGATCATAGCTTTAAACCAGGCTTCATTGCTTTATTCTACGGTGCTCCGGGAACAGGAAAAACGATGCTTGCCGGAATTCTTGCTAATGCATATGGTATTGACATGTACCATGTAGATCTCTCACAGGTAGTGAGCAAATACATTGGTGAAACTGAGAAAAATCTTGAAGTATTATTCAACAGGCTGCAGGGGAAAAACTGTATGCTGTTTTTTGATGAAGCTGACGCTTTGTTCGGAAAACGTTCTGATGTAAAAGATGCTCATGACCGCTACGCCAATCAGGAGGTCTCCTATTTATTGCAGCGAATAGAAAAATTTGACGGATTAACAATTCTGGCTTCCAATTTTGAAAATAATATGGATGATGCTTTCAAACGCCGTATCGATATCTCTGTCAATGTAATACGTCCCACAGAAATAACCAGAAAAGCCCTTTGGGAGCATTATTTGCCTAAAAACATAACTTTTGAAAGTAATGATCTTTTACAACATTTAACCAAAGAGTATACCTATACCGGTGCTAATATCCGAAACATTATGAAAAATGTAGCAATGGCATTACATGACCGTAATGAAACCCGTATTACCTATTCATTAATAAGCACTTATTTAATGATAGAAAATGAAAAGGCTTTTGGAAAAAATCAATCCCGACTCAGCCCATTTGTACAAAAAACAGAATAA
- a CDS encoding DUF4255 domain-containing protein codes for MINKVLTVLKNQLNAPDGLWDPNVPNEIEIAVVDDIAKHDDNTEGLSNKVVISLLNIEEESTLKNRSRYQPVVVENNPVRYDKESTPAYLNLYVMISANRSTYSKSLLSISKVIEVFQAKNVLEYVDLEPQNNFSFRIELHSIPFEQLSYVWGLLGGKIMPSALYKISVIKISAKDIVPVKLINDINIQSIKVD; via the coding sequence ATGATTAATAAAGTATTAACAGTTTTAAAAAATCAGCTAAATGCTCCGGATGGTTTGTGGGATCCTAACGTTCCTAACGAAATTGAAATTGCTGTTGTTGATGACATTGCAAAACATGATGACAACACGGAAGGACTTAGTAACAAAGTAGTAATTAGTCTGCTCAATATTGAGGAAGAATCAACATTGAAAAACAGATCAAGGTATCAGCCGGTTGTGGTAGAAAACAATCCGGTACGATATGATAAAGAAAGTACTCCTGCTTACTTAAATCTATATGTAATGATCTCTGCCAACAGAAGTACATACAGCAAATCTTTACTAAGTATTTCAAAAGTTATTGAAGTATTTCAGGCTAAGAATGTATTGGAATATGTTGACCTTGAGCCTCAAAACAATTTCAGTTTCAGAATAGAACTGCATTCCATTCCCTTTGAACAGCTAAGTTACGTCTGGGGTTTATTAGGCGGAAAAATAATGCCTTCTGCTTTATATAAAATCAGTGTGATCAAGATTTCAGCTAAGGATATTGTCCCTGTTAAATTAATTAATGACATTAATATACAAAGTATTAAAGTTGATTAA
- a CDS encoding contractile injection system tape measure protein: MKQNHIIQKVFLEITVNNKEKALRIKDDINSFLSIDVFPEIENHIRALEYKLAGHTLQIPRLELNVDVKSSALDTELKDQIAELFKDELSEITQPIETSHQEIESDPKAYLVDNQEKMLKALIYFLEKGAMPWWNSESNTMAILEPKVFNRLISGDNFQRNIVSVFSKENVRNRLINQLSNEQIAQLCLAMLKNKELKINLETDTIHYLSKLNHTDRIAIWRLIFDVISEYLNTSNPHPREYLLREISTIEQMGLSQTKSNHQNRKIIVKIFPFITENEISESLKTNAADQPENVKTSIETIQEKNATVQEEVNQNEGQYIQNAGLILIHPFIKTLFEHCELLDPKTQQLTDPELCAHLLHYIATGKINAPEYDMIFEKFLCNIPMHQTINRHIKLSRKHKTQAKNVIESIQHNWAPMKKSSAALLQNEFFQRPGKLVITDSDYTLTVERKTQDILLEKLSWGIGLVKLPWQKKFIFVNW; the protein is encoded by the coding sequence GTGAAGCAAAATCATATCATTCAGAAAGTTTTTCTTGAAATTACCGTCAACAACAAAGAAAAGGCATTGCGTATAAAAGATGATATTAACAGCTTTTTGTCTATTGATGTTTTTCCGGAAATAGAAAATCATATCAGGGCTTTAGAATATAAGTTGGCTGGTCATACCTTGCAGATTCCCCGTTTAGAATTAAATGTGGATGTAAAAAGCAGCGCATTAGATACAGAGTTAAAAGATCAAATAGCTGAACTCTTTAAAGATGAACTGTCAGAAATTACTCAACCCATTGAAACTTCTCATCAGGAAATAGAAAGTGATCCTAAAGCCTATCTGGTAGACAATCAGGAAAAGATGCTCAAAGCATTGATCTATTTTTTAGAAAAAGGAGCTATGCCCTGGTGGAATTCTGAGAGCAATACTATGGCTATATTGGAACCAAAGGTTTTTAACCGTCTTATTTCGGGTGATAATTTTCAAAGGAATATTGTATCTGTTTTTTCAAAAGAAAATGTCCGAAATCGGCTTATCAATCAGCTTTCCAATGAACAAATTGCACAATTATGCCTGGCAATGTTAAAAAATAAGGAGTTGAAGATCAACCTGGAAACGGATACAATACATTATCTATCAAAACTGAATCATACGGATAGAATTGCCATCTGGCGTTTGATCTTCGATGTAATATCGGAGTATCTGAATACATCCAATCCTCATCCCCGGGAGTATCTTTTACGGGAAATTTCAACAATAGAACAGATGGGCTTATCACAAACAAAAAGCAATCATCAGAACAGGAAAATAATAGTTAAGATATTCCCTTTTATTACAGAAAATGAAATTTCTGAAAGCCTCAAAACGAATGCTGCGGATCAACCTGAAAATGTAAAAACTTCAATAGAAACCATTCAGGAAAAAAATGCTACAGTTCAGGAAGAGGTAAATCAGAACGAAGGACAATACATTCAAAATGCAGGGCTTATTTTGATCCATCCATTCATCAAAACTCTGTTTGAACACTGTGAGCTTCTTGATCCAAAAACCCAGCAGCTCACTGATCCTGAATTGTGTGCCCATCTCCTGCATTATATCGCCACCGGAAAAATAAATGCTCCTGAGTACGACATGATTTTTGAAAAATTCCTGTGTAACATCCCAATGCATCAAACAATTAACAGGCATATTAAACTTTCACGTAAGCATAAAACACAGGCTAAAAATGTAATAGAAAGTATACAGCACAACTGGGCTCCCATGAAAAAATCATCTGCTGCATTATTGCAAAACGAGTTTTTCCAGCGACCAGGAAAATTAGTCATCACCGACTCTGATTACACCCTTACCGTAGAACGAAAAACACAGGATATTCTCCTTGAAAAACTCTCGTGGGGAATAGGTCTCGTAAAGCTACCCTGGCAGAAAAAATTCATATTCGTAAACTGGTAA
- a CDS encoding phage tail sheath family protein, giving the protein MLNPATPGVSVEEITRLPYSVAYIETAMPAFIGYTELLPVGYNEPFIISSLLEYEQYFGKAKEENIQLQDVEGKGATIVAPQVQFLMYYSLQMYFANGGGPCYIISVGDYTSAEVQLSSLEAGLAKIDHKKIKEPILIIFPDAISLTNESEFYSIYNQAIDKAKDEDKNRFVILDTYYGNSVIQSNNLTTIESFRSKVDPTNHAAAYFPHLKTILNYTFDETKTPIVHTGLQKAGQGSALFYAGEIAALDELKSLASAEISTGSADAYVLADLLDQAIAIAEEVNETADAGDKKSALTEVIDEAKVVLEAIYEGIIDDFMIPDGFDENAPVFSGEFEALKTAILEVKDEKGDANGITFKNLESSNSALYNQVKKEMQSLKVVLPPSSAIAGAYGRIDSTRGVWKAPANINISHVITPTEKISDQEQAALHMDVLGKSINAIRTFTGKGTLIWGARTLEGKDKNNEGKDNEWKYVHVRRYYNMMRQSINDALNKFMNEPNIPHTWLRAKTMLENFLNQQWMEGALAGSTPKEAYEVTVKGVEGTTIMNVDLKIALVRPAEFIVLNFSHKLQQF; this is encoded by the coding sequence ATGTTAAATCCAGCAACACCAGGTGTTTCTGTTGAAGAAATTACAAGACTTCCCTACTCAGTTGCCTACATAGAAACAGCTATGCCAGCATTTATTGGGTATACCGAACTTCTCCCTGTTGGGTATAATGAGCCCTTCATCATCAGTTCTCTTTTAGAATATGAGCAATATTTTGGAAAGGCAAAAGAAGAAAACATCCAGCTACAGGATGTAGAAGGCAAAGGAGCAACTATTGTAGCCCCTCAGGTACAATTTTTAATGTATTATTCGCTGCAAATGTATTTTGCCAATGGCGGCGGACCGTGTTATATCATTTCTGTAGGGGATTATACCTCAGCAGAAGTACAATTATCCTCATTGGAAGCAGGACTGGCTAAAATCGATCATAAAAAGATTAAAGAACCGATTCTTATTATTTTCCCTGATGCTATTTCGCTCACCAATGAATCCGAGTTTTACAGCATTTACAATCAGGCTATTGATAAAGCTAAAGATGAGGATAAAAACAGATTTGTTATACTGGATACCTATTATGGAAATTCTGTTATCCAATCCAATAATCTTACCACGATTGAATCTTTTAGAAGTAAAGTAGACCCAACTAATCATGCGGCAGCTTACTTTCCTCACTTAAAAACTATTTTGAATTATACTTTTGATGAAACTAAGACCCCTATAGTACATACCGGTTTACAAAAAGCAGGACAGGGAAGTGCTCTTTTTTATGCGGGTGAGATTGCTGCTTTAGATGAATTAAAAAGTTTAGCGAGTGCCGAAATCTCAACCGGGTCTGCGGATGCTTATGTTCTTGCCGATTTATTAGATCAGGCTATTGCGATAGCAGAAGAAGTGAATGAAACAGCTGATGCAGGCGATAAGAAAAGTGCTTTAACAGAAGTAATTGATGAGGCAAAAGTTGTGTTGGAAGCGATATATGAAGGAATAATAGATGATTTTATGATTCCCGATGGTTTCGACGAAAATGCACCGGTTTTCAGTGGAGAGTTTGAGGCATTAAAAACTGCCATTCTTGAAGTAAAAGACGAAAAAGGAGATGCCAACGGGATTACATTTAAAAATCTGGAATCATCCAATTCGGCATTGTACAATCAGGTGAAAAAAGAAATGCAGTCATTAAAAGTTGTTTTACCGCCCTCATCAGCAATAGCAGGAGCATATGGCAGAATAGACAGCACAAGAGGAGTATGGAAAGCTCCGGCAAATATCAATATTAGCCATGTCATTACTCCGACAGAAAAAATTTCCGATCAGGAACAGGCTGCATTACATATGGATGTTTTAGGGAAGTCAATCAATGCGATCAGAACTTTTACAGGAAAAGGTACTTTAATCTGGGGAGCCAGAACCCTTGAAGGAAAAGATAAAAATAATGAAGGGAAAGATAACGAATGGAAGTATGTACATGTACGCCGCTATTATAATATGATGAGACAATCGATCAATGATGCACTCAACAAGTTTATGAATGAGCCTAATATCCCTCACACATGGTTACGGGCAAAAACAATGTTAGAAAATTTTCTTAACCAGCAATGGATGGAGGGTGCATTAGCGGGAAGTACTCCGAAAGAGGCTTATGAAGTAACCGTGAAAGGAGTAGAAGGAACTACTATTATGAATGTAGACCTTAAAATAGCATTAGTGCGCCCGGCAGAGTTTATTGTACTCAATTTTTCGCACAAATTGCAACAGTTCTAA